In Mytilus edulis chromosome 4, xbMytEdul2.2, whole genome shotgun sequence, the following proteins share a genomic window:
- the LOC139519480 gene encoding hydroxylysine kinase-like: MTDFRTGGYVLKVLNSKDSQNTSLIEAMNLVLGHLRKKYFPVQAFVSNINGEMWSSETVVTELGTKNKYIVSMLTYLEGKTMTSKQINPSSLSNIGIHSGLLQNALENFDNYYLSKRENQWDLLQLPRLVKFLPALEHKKEFQLLKTIMTDFKTEVVPALKHLKKKR, translated from the exons ATGACTGACTTCCGTACAGGAGGCTACGTACTGAAGGTCCTTAATTCCAAGGACTCACAGAACACCTCCCTCATTG AGGCCATGAATTTAGTTCTGGGTCATCTCAGGAAGAAATATTTTCCTGTACAGGCATTTGTATCAAATATTAATGGTGAAATGTGGTCCAGTGAAACAGTTGTCACTGAATTAG gtaccaaaaacaaatatattgtttcaATGTTGACGTACCTGGAAGGCAAAACAATGACGAGTAAACAAATAAATCCTTCCTCCCTGTCTAATATTGGAATACATTCTGGACTATTACAGAATGCATTAGAG aattttgataattattaccTGAGTAAAAGGGAAAACCAATGGGATTTACTACAGCTCCCAAGGCTTGTGAAATTTTTACCTGCTCTTGAACACAAGAAAGAGTTCCAGTTATTGAAGACGATCATGACAGATTTTAAGACAGAAGTCGTCCCAGCTTtgaaacatctaaaaaaaaaaaggtaa
- the LOC139519481 gene encoding hydroxylysine kinase-like, translating to MSSSINGTLNGNADVEKRDPSEIKPVIPQSFIKKIVRRLYGMEVLDFTELNSYDDRNYHIHVDTDINNTYIEAINPSGYVLKVLNSGDSKDPAIIEAQHQLFYHLHRKGLPVQEPVRNIHGQTWAVETVPDDKNPDRTYGPYIFHMLNYIEGDVVCKKPYLPTTLYNIGVFAGKMHNALQGFENKYFRNKSKGFIWSLTEMAGLLEYTFAVKDKENLEIVNEVIKAFKDEVVPNYNKITEGYIHGDINEQNILVREILENQNTESGVKCPCDVTAFIDFADVSYSYRVFDVAIMVAYMSIDCKEFDQLDVGGHVLAGYFTQSTLNAEEMDVMRICICCRLVQSLVMGAYSYHMEPSNTYVLQTAKRGWPLLSKFWKTSKIDLLKRWDEIINDYKNICK from the exons ATGTCATCATCTATAAATGGAACACTTAATGGCAATGCTGATGTAGAAAAAAGAGATCCATCGGAAATAAAACCCGTTATTCCACAgtcttttataaagaaaattgtcCGTCGCCTCTATGGAATGGAAGTCCTAGATTTTACAGAATTGAACAGTTACGATGACAGgaattatcatatacatgtagacacagacataaataatacatatattgAAGCTATAAACCCATCAGGCTATGTACTAAAAGTACTAAACTCTGGTGATTCCAAAGACCCAGCTATAATAG AAGCCCAACATCAACTTTTTTACCACTTACATAGAAAAGGTCTGCCTGTACAGGAACCAGTACGCAACATTCACGGACAGACATGGGCAGTAGAAACGGTACCAGACGATAAGAATCCAGATC GTACATACGGTCCATACATTTTCCATATGCTAAATTACATTGAAGGAGATGTCGTTTGTAAGAAACCATACCTACCAACTACTCTATATAATATTGGTGTTTTTGCTGGAAAGATGCACAATGCCCTTCAG GGATTTGAAAACAAGTACTTCAGGAACAAATCTAAAGGATTCATTTGGAGTCTCACAGAAATGGCAGGACTGTTGGAATACACGTTTGCCGTAAAGGATAAAGAAAATCTTGAGATTGTAAATGAAGTGATCAAGGCCTTCAAAGATGAAGTGGTACCTAACTACAATAAAATAACAGAAG GGTATATTCACGGagatataaatgaacaaaatatacTTGTGAGAGAAATTCTAGAAAATCAGAATACAGAAAGTGGTGTAAAATGTCCATGTGACGTCACTGCATTTATTGATTTTGCTGATGTGTCATATTCATACAGAGTTTTTGACGTTGCCATTATGGTTGCCTATATGTCCATCGATTGCAAAGAATTCGACCAGTTAGATGTTGGTGGTCACGTGCTTGCAGGCTATTTTACCCAATCAACATTGAATGCTGAAGAAATGGATGTGATGAGAATCTGTATATGTTGCAGACTAGTTCAGTCGTTAGTTATGGGAGCATACAGTTATCACATGGAACCAAGTAACACTTATGTTCTTCAGACAGCAAAACGAGGCTGGCCTTTACTTTCTAAATTCTGGAAAACTTCAAAAATTGATCTTCTAAAAAGATGGGATGAAATAattaatgattataaaaatatatgcaaataa